The following proteins are co-located in the Pomacea canaliculata isolate SZHN2017 linkage group LG8, ASM307304v1, whole genome shotgun sequence genome:
- the LOC112571209 gene encoding LOW QUALITY PROTEIN: multidrug resistance-associated protein 7-like (The sequence of the model RefSeq protein was modified relative to this genomic sequence to represent the inferred CDS: inserted 3 bases in 3 codons): MRETVYQTPTGTADHDHASTNETEVNFRGIGSKVYSPRTLFQALNAAFGCEYYSLGILKLLADCFGFAGPILLNYFVNFIEKKSEPEYHGYLYALGLLMSTFLGTICSTQFDYHSQVVAFKMRCAIITTVYRKALTVSSVTQSRFSTGEVVNFMSTDTDRIINFCPSFHAFWSLPFQIAVSLYLLYNQVGLAFLAGLAFAVLLIPINRKIAIKIGDLSTCMMSQKDARVKLMNEMLQGIRVLKFYAWEDHFTERINHLREKELKSLKGRKYLDALCVYFWATTPVLISILTFTTYVLLGHQLTAAKVFTSLSLFLMLISPLNAFPWVINGLVEAWVSLKRVENFCSLREADLQYYYSPMTDADSDVAISVKEGTFSWRESSSQLEQPESEGAYCESTNVVCGDAYSGGLLQLSSINVTVKKGQLVGIIGKVGSGKSSLLNALLAEMSRTDGHISIAGLEKGFALAAQEAWIQNATIRDNILFHSSYKPAHYGAVIHACALTEDLKTLPAGDQTEVGENGVTLSGGQKARVALARAVYQDKDIYLLDDPLAAVDVHVANHLMQYCIMGLLRHKTCILCTHNVHFLAHADLVLLMEDGKIVKAGPPTEILHTIDLDKMEKNQENNNQKGSEMCMEGEEGKLVEKEEKETGVVKMTVYSAYWKAVGICLSPIILLVLFLMQASRNTSDWWLSYWVSHSSQHNSSTEFRTTEAAAVYFLFGTRYIPHHLWFHLPSDDSTQPLTNVTAAGDNVSFYLTVYGCLAGANSLFTLMRAFLFAYGGVCAAYVLHGQLLTSVLKAPMQFFDATPLGRIINRFXSDVYAIDDSLPFQLNIFLAQIYGIMGSLAITCYSLPWFTICLLPLGFLYFRIQHYYRHTSRELKRLSNITLSPLYAHFSESIMGLATIRAYRQTDIFQEENQKYLTINQRAQFCTQAASRWLDLRLRMLGVXIVGAIAFIAVLQHHFQGVDPGMIGLALTYSLSVTNLLGGVVMSFTETEKQLVSVERANYYITNIPSERWTGCLFPPSNWLREGIVKYSNVHMRYRPGLPHALNGVTFETVPGEKLGIVGRTGSGKSSLFLTLFRMAEISEGXISVDGVDLRHLDLKDIRSRFAIIPQDPFLFSGSVRLNLDPTGSHTDTQLLAVLERCHLDVVVQRLGGLESDVGERGQLFSVGQRQLLCLARALLTKAKVLCIDEATASVDQETDALVQTTIRHEFASSTVLTIAHRINTVLDSHRILVMKDGAVAELAPPSELLQNPDSLFSRLIHSQH; the protein is encoded by the exons ATGAGAGAAACAGTATATCAGACACCCACAGGAACTGCAGACCATGACCATGCTTCCACAAACGAAACAGAAGTAAACTTCAGAGGCATTGGTTCAAAAGTGTATAGTCCAAGGACTCTTTTCCAAGCTTTAAATGCAGCATTTGGTTGTGAATACTATTCTTTGGGAATCCTAAAACTTCTGGCAGATTGCTTTGGTTTTGCAGGGCCAATATtgctaaattattttgttaattttattgagAAGAAATCAGAACCTGAATACCATGGTTACCTGTATGCTCTTGGTCTACTGATGTCTACTTTCCTGGGAACTATTTGCTCAACACAGTTTGATTATCACTCTCAG GTGGTTGCTTTCAAAATGAGATGTGCTATTATCACCACAGTCTACAGAAAAGCCTTGACAGTCAGCAGTGTAACACAGTCACGTTTCAGTACAGGCGAGGTGGTCAACTTTATGAGCACAGACACTGACCGCATTATCAACTTTTGCCCAAGCTTTCATGCATTTTGGAGCCTACCTTTTCAGATTGCTGTTTCTTTATATCTTCTTTACAATCAA GTTGGGCTAGCATTTCTGGCAGGGCTTGCATTTGCAGTGCTGCTAATTCCCATTAATAGAAAGATAGCTATCAAGATTGGAGATTTGAGCACATGCATGATGTCTCAGAAAGATGCCAGAGTCAAA CTGATGAATGAGATGCTTCAAGGAATCAGGGTCCTGAAGTTTTATGCTTGGGAAGACCACTTCACAGAAAGAATCAATCATCTCAGGGAGAAGGAGTTAAAGAGCCTAAAAGGTCGCAAATACCTTGAtgctttgtgtgtttatttctggGCCACCACACCAGTTCTTATCTCTATCCTCACCTTTACTACCTATGTCCTGCTTGGTCACCAGCTGACTGCTGCTAAG GTTTTTACCAGTCTCTCCTTATTTCTTATGCTCATTTCTCCACTGAATGCTTTCCCATGGGTAATCAATGGGCTTGTGGAAGCCTGGGTCTCACTGAAACGTGTTGAGAACTTTTGCAGCCTCAGAGAAGCAGATCTTCAATATTATTACTCGCCCATGACTG ATGCAGACAGTGATGTAGCTATCAGCGTCAAGGAGGGTACATTTTCATGGCGTGAATCGTCATCACAGCTAGAACAGCCAGAATCAGAAGGTGCCTATTGCGAGTCAACAAATGTGGTCTGTGGAGATGCCTACTCTGGAGGCCTTCTTCAGCTGTCTAGTATTAATGTGACAGTCAAAAaa GGTCAGCTTGTGGGGATTATTGGGAAAGTAGGCAGTGGCAAAAGCTCGCTTCTGAATGCCCTGCTGGCAGAGATGAGTCGCACAGATGGCCACATATCTATTGCTGGTCTTGAAAAAGGCTTTGCTTTGGCTGCACAAGAAGCATGGATTCAGAATGCCACAATACGAGACAATATACTATTCCATTCTTCCTACAAACCAGCTCATTATGGGGCAGTCATACATGCGTGTGCGTTGACCGAAGACCTTAAG ACTTTGCCAGCTGGGGATCAGACTGAGGTCGGTGAGAATGGTGTGACTCTTAGCGGTGGCCAGAAAGCAAGGGTTGCTTTAGCAAGAGCTGTGTACCAG GACAAGGACATCTATCTTCTGGATGATCCTCTTGCTGCTGTCGATGTCCATGTTGCAAATCATCTAATGCAGTATTGCATCATGGGACTTCTGCGGCACAAAACGTGCATTCTGTGCACTCATAATGTGCACTTTCTGGCTCATGCTGATCTTGTGCTGCTCATGGAAGATGGAAAAATTGTAAAAGCAG GTCCACCCACTGAAATATTGCATACAATTGACCttgataaaatggaaaaaaaccaggaaaataataatcagaaaGGAAGTGAAATGTGCATGGAAGGAGAGGAGGGAAAATTGgtggagaaagaggaaaaagagaCAGGAGTAGTGAAAATGACTGTATACTCAGCTTATTGGAAAGCTGTGGGAATCTGCTTGTCTCCCATCATTCTTCTGGTTCTTTTTTTGATGCAAG CATCAAGGAACACAAGTGACTGGTGGCTATCATACTGGGTGTCTCACAGCAGTCAACACAATTCGTCTACAGAATTCCGTACAACAGAAGCTGCagctgtttatttcttgtttggcACACG GTATATTCCACATCATCTTTGGTTTCACCTGCCTTCAGATGATTCAACACAGCCCTTGACAAATGTCACAGCTGCAGGGgacaatgtttctttttatctaaCAGTATATGGGTGTTTAGCAGGTGCAAATTCTCTCTTTACCCTCATGAGAGCATTCCTTTTTGCCTATGGAGGTGTTTGTGCTGCTTATGTTCTTCATGGGCAACTTCTTACATCAGTATTGaag gcaccCATGCAGTTTTTTGATGCAACACCTCTTGGGCGCATCATCAATCGTT CTTCAGATGTCTATGCCATTGATGATTCACTTCCTTTTCAACTAAATATATTCCTGGCACAAATCTATGGCATCATGGGCTCTCTTGCGATCACCTGCTACAGTCTTCCTTGGTTCACCATCTGCCTTCTTCCTCTAGGTTTCCTCTATTTTAGAATACAG CACTACTACCGCCACACCTCAAGGGAGTTAAAACGACTGTCAAACATTACTTTGTCACCTTTATACGCTCATTTCTCAGAATCCATTATGGGTCTTGCTACAATACGGGCGTATCGACAGACTGACAT ATTTCAGGAGGAAAACCAGAAGTACTTGACTATCAACCAGCGGGCTCAATTTTGCACACAGGCAGCCTCACGTTGGCTGGATCTGCGGTTACGCATGCTGGGTG CTATAGTGGGTGCCATTGCTTTTATTGCTGTTCTCCAGCACCATTTTCAGGGTGTGGATCCAG GTATGATTGGTTTGGCTCTGACTTACTCATTATCTGTGACCAACCTACTGGGTGGAGTGGTCATGTCCTTCACTGAAACTGAAAAACAGCTGGTCAGTGTGGAGAGAGCAAACTATTATATCACCAACATTCCCTCAGAACGATGGACAGGCTGCCTTTTT CCACCATCAAACTGGCTAAGAGAAGGCATTGTCAAGTACAGTAATGTTCACATGAGGTATCGACCAGGTCTTCCTCATGCTTTGAATGGTGTTACATTTGAGACTGTCCCAGGAGAGAAGCTGGGCATTGTGGGAAGGACAGGATCAGGGAAATCCAGTCTCTTTCTCACACTGTTTCGTATGGCCGAAATCTCAGAAG TTATTTCTGTGGATGGAGTAGACCTTAGGCACCTAGATTTAAAGGACATAag GTCAAGATTTGCCATCATTCCACAAGATCCATTCTTGTTCAGTGGCTCTGTGAGGCTTAATCTTGATCCAACAGGCTCACATACAGATACCCAACTTCTTGCTGTGCTTGAGCGCTGTCACCTGGATGTCGTCGTTCAACGACTGGGTGGCTTGGAGTCAGATGTGGGAGAAAGGGGTCAGCTCTTTTCAGTAGGCCAGAGGCAGCTCCTTTGTTTAGCCAGAGCTCTGTTGACTAAGGCCAAG GTGTTGTGCATTGATGAGGCCACAGCCAGCGTAGACCAGGAGACTGATGCTCTGGTGCAGACCACCATACGGCATGAGTTTGCCTCGAGTACTGTGCTCACCATTGCACACCGTATCAATACTGTTCTTGATTCCCATCGTATCCTGGTCATGAAAGATGGTGCTGTGGCAGAGCTGGCACCACCATCTGAACTGCTACAGAACCCTGATTCTCTGTTTTCTCGATTGATTCATAGCCAGCATTAA
- the LOC112571223 gene encoding speedy protein 1-B-like isoform X1, translated as MVFAYFKRADLSLWEYTRFNFFIALYLANDVEEDEEEIKYEIFPWALGKMWKEKYPSFLKKRDRLLRQIDYKAIVSRRCSDEIMAIEPDHPLWKRERPIHHAGASRSYMRDPEDDGYPRGPDLSPRYCHHCDSARDSQYDSASPASLSWYVSSGSSSPEEETSPRNKVLVSRAPFSGCSFDMKGLQRTLPTKEEVIPSTEE; from the exons ATGGTTTTTGCGTATTTCAAGAGGGCAGATCTGTCACTTTGGGAGTATACACGCTTCAACTTCTTCATTGCTTT ATATCTCGCCAATGATgtggaggaggatgaggaggaaatCAAGTACGAAATCTTTCCGTGGGCTCTTGGCAAGAtgtggaaagaaaaatatccaaGTTTTCTCAAGAAGCGTGACAGACTGCTTCGGCAAATCGACTATAAAGCTATAGTCAGTCGACGTTGCTCAGACGAG ATTATGGCGATAGAGCCCGACCACCCACTCTGGAAACGCGAGCGTCCCATACACCATGCCGGCGCCTCGCGCAGCTACATGAGAGACCCAGAAGATGATGGGTACCCAAGAGGACCTGACCTTAGCCCACGCTACTGTCATCACTGCGATTCAGCAAGGGATAGCCAGTATGATTCTGCCAGTCCAGCAAGCCTCTCTTGGTATGTATCTTCAGGCAGTTCTTCGCCGGAGGAAGAAACTTCGCCAAGGAATAAAGTATTGGTGTCGAGAGCTCCCTTCTCTGGTTGTTCATTCGATATGAAAG GTTTGCAAAGGACACTTCCAACAAAGGAGGAAGTGATTCCAAGTACAGAGGAATGA
- the LOC112571223 gene encoding speedy protein A-like isoform X2, whose product MFESSSPIKCQIPQETFFLTTPTNTIQQRKCPFWQKKKPRDSCFIVKAKEMKTFFKLTDDEVIRQFLNKDTCNRVADKVITSLQMVFAYFKRADLSLWEYTRFNFFIALYLANDVEEDEEEIKYEIFPWALGKMWKEKYPSFLKKRDRLLRQIDYKAIVSRRCSDEIMAIEPDHPLWKRERPIHHAGASRSYMRDPEDDGYPRGPDLSPRYCHHCDSARDSQYDSASPASLSWYVSSGSSSPEEETSPRNKVLVSRAPFSGCSFDMKGLQRTLPTKEEVIPSTEE is encoded by the exons ATGTTCGAATCAAGTTCGCCTATTAAATGCCAGATTCCCcaagaaaccttttttctgACAACGCCTACAAATACGATACAGCAGAGAAAGTGTCCATTTTGGCAGAAGAAAAAACCTCGAGACTCCTGTTTTATTGTAAAGGcgaaggaaatgaaaacatttttcaaactgactg ATGACGAAGTCATCCGACAATTCCTAAACAAAGACACTTGCAACAGAGTGGCTGACAAGGTAAT TACCTCCTTGCAAATGGTTTTTGCGTATTTCAAGAGGGCAGATCTGTCACTTTGGGAGTATACACGCTTCAACTTCTTCATTGCTTT ATATCTCGCCAATGATgtggaggaggatgaggaggaaatCAAGTACGAAATCTTTCCGTGGGCTCTTGGCAAGAtgtggaaagaaaaatatccaaGTTTTCTCAAGAAGCGTGACAGACTGCTTCGGCAAATCGACTATAAAGCTATAGTCAGTCGACGTTGCTCAGACGAG ATTATGGCGATAGAGCCCGACCACCCACTCTGGAAACGCGAGCGTCCCATACACCATGCCGGCGCCTCGCGCAGCTACATGAGAGACCCAGAAGATGATGGGTACCCAAGAGGACCTGACCTTAGCCCACGCTACTGTCATCACTGCGATTCAGCAAGGGATAGCCAGTATGATTCTGCCAGTCCAGCAAGCCTCTCTTGGTATGTATCTTCAGGCAGTTCTTCGCCGGAGGAAGAAACTTCGCCAAGGAATAAAGTATTGGTGTCGAGAGCTCCCTTCTCTGGTTGTTCATTCGATATGAAAG GTTTGCAAAGGACACTTCCAACAAAGGAGGAAGTGATTCCAAGTACAGAGGAATGA